From one Geoalkalibacter halelectricus genomic stretch:
- a CDS encoding polyprenyl synthetase family protein, which yields MENALKLLSDDLKKVEGQFKEFLDSDVYLVRKVGEYVIASGGKRMRPMLLLLCARLCGYSGDKHVGLGAVVEFLHTATLLHDDVVDDAVLRRGNASANTLWGNQASVLVGDFLLAKSFSIMVRGGNLDILQVLSDATTRMSEGEIMQLIGTCDLSMDEDRYLDVVRSKTAVLISAACEVGGILGGVDAERRAALREFGMELGIAFQFMDDALDYVAEEAEFGKSRGHDLEEGKMTLPLIHALRQCSAEEHQRVEEIVEQDELSAEDLDFVCDLIERFGGIEHTRTRAQQLVEQAKERLSGFPATEARQALFELADYVVSRRK from the coding sequence ATGGAAAATGCCCTAAAGCTTCTTTCTGACGACCTGAAAAAGGTCGAAGGTCAATTCAAGGAATTTCTCGATTCCGACGTGTACCTGGTGCGCAAGGTAGGCGAATACGTTATTGCCAGCGGCGGCAAGCGCATGCGCCCCATGCTGCTGTTGCTGTGCGCGCGCCTGTGCGGCTATTCCGGCGATAAGCATGTCGGCCTCGGCGCGGTGGTCGAATTCCTGCACACCGCCACCTTGCTCCACGACGATGTCGTCGATGACGCCGTGCTGCGGCGCGGCAACGCCTCGGCCAACACCCTGTGGGGCAACCAGGCCTCGGTGCTGGTCGGCGATTTTCTGCTCGCAAAATCCTTCTCCATCATGGTGCGCGGCGGTAATCTCGATATTTTGCAGGTGCTCTCCGATGCCACCACGCGCATGTCCGAGGGCGAGATCATGCAGCTTATCGGCACCTGCGACCTGAGCATGGACGAGGACCGCTACCTCGACGTGGTGCGTAGCAAGACCGCGGTGCTGATTTCCGCGGCCTGCGAGGTTGGCGGCATTCTTGGCGGGGTTGACGCCGAGCGGCGCGCCGCCCTGCGTGAATTCGGCATGGAACTCGGGATTGCCTTTCAATTCATGGACGACGCCCTGGATTATGTCGCCGAGGAAGCCGAATTCGGCAAATCCCGCGGCCATGACCTGGAAGAGGGCAAGATGACCCTGCCGCTGATTCACGCCCTGCGCCAATGCAGCGCCGAGGAACACCAGCGCGTTGAGGAGATCGTCGAACAGGACGAACTCTCTGCCGAGGACCTTGATTTTGTCTGTGATCTCATCGAGCGCTTCGGTGGGATCGAACATACCCGCACCCGTGCCCAGCAACTGGTCGAGCAGGCCAAGGAGCGCCTGAGCGGTTTTCCCGCCACCGAAGCCCGCCAGGCTTTGTTTGAGCTGGCCGATTACGTTGTCAGCCGGCGCAAATAG
- a CDS encoding FixH family protein, protein MKLKRPPFDRRIPIIIVMLGTLSVLLTLGGLNLSLRGLPDPTISEPGEPTRNFPTEERAAEGFSWDLHLSIEGGRVEARLRDPQGEPVSGGQGLLTLAPGGQEPRDLPMREAAPGLYVADLPRDLAAPVQARIRIARGAAHIARGVLITF, encoded by the coding sequence ATGAAACTCAAGCGTCCGCCCTTCGACCGGCGCATACCGATTATCATCGTCATGCTCGGCACGCTTTCAGTACTGCTCACCCTGGGCGGACTCAACTTGTCCCTGCGCGGCCTCCCCGATCCAACCATCAGTGAACCCGGCGAGCCGACCCGAAACTTTCCTACGGAGGAACGCGCGGCCGAGGGATTCTCTTGGGACCTGCACCTGAGCATCGAGGGGGGCAGGGTGGAGGCCCGGCTCAGGGATCCCCAGGGCGAGCCGGTGAGCGGTGGGCAGGGCCTGCTGACCTTGGCCCCAGGAGGTCAAGAACCGCGCGATTTGCCCATGCGCGAAGCCGCGCCGGGGCTCTATGTCGCCGATCTGCCCAGGGATCTGGCCGCGCCCGTGCAGGCCCGAATCCGCATTGCGCGGGGCGCCGCTCACATCGCCCGCGGGGTTTTGATCACCTTCTAG
- a CDS encoding sensor histidine kinase translates to MIHTLGVGDHEAQAHPVMSTISRKLFFLTASLQVLVLAITLGLLERSQARQWEEHLHTQAQAFARLATPELLRFFRGTFPPSQQPPPGELRELLAFNQDLVQFSLHAPSGRLLYASPLLWEQAAFVVDDLLAVDPGVRLQQPRVSVKPLELADGERFVDLIHPAFGPTGEHVLSVRYLISYAGTRSLQAATRADYLRIALIAVLTSLVLAALMARWVSRPVRQLTAGARALARGESPQRLQLRGRDEIGALARAFNDMATSLADKHRELVEKNAALAAANQDLRQMQDSLVRAEKLAAIGQLAAGVSHEIDNPVGIILGYAELLREEFPAGDPRREDVEVIIRECQRCRRITGGLLGFARSQPSRLERLDLNGLAAETQGSLSVQKLFREIAWTTCLAPEPLLVAGDADKLKQVLINLLLNAAQALGGQGEIRLELRRAGDYAEILVGDNGPGIAPADLERVFEPFYSTKERGQGTGLGLAVCRKLVEEHGGQVSTSGAADGGALFRVLLPLAGEEKYFDIGDDNSIA, encoded by the coding sequence ATGATTCACACCCTTGGCGTTGGCGACCACGAGGCGCAAGCACATCCCGTCATGTCCACCATCAGCAGAAAACTCTTTTTTCTCACCGCGTCCCTGCAGGTGCTGGTTCTGGCCATCACCCTCGGGTTGCTGGAACGCAGTCAGGCGCGGCAGTGGGAAGAACACCTGCATACCCAGGCCCAAGCCTTCGCGCGTCTGGCGACCCCTGAGCTGCTGCGCTTTTTCCGTGGCACCTTTCCCCCTTCCCAGCAGCCGCCGCCGGGCGAACTGCGGGAACTGCTGGCTTTTAATCAGGATCTCGTCCAATTCTCCCTCCATGCCCCCAGCGGGCGCCTGCTCTACGCCTCACCTCTGTTGTGGGAGCAGGCCGCCTTCGTGGTGGACGATCTGCTTGCCGTCGATCCCGGCGTGCGCCTCCAGCAACCGCGGGTGTCGGTGAAGCCTCTGGAATTGGCCGACGGCGAGCGCTTTGTCGATTTGATCCATCCGGCCTTTGGGCCCACGGGAGAGCATGTGCTCTCGGTCCGCTATCTGATCTCCTATGCCGGCACCCGCAGCCTGCAGGCGGCGACGCGGGCCGATTACCTGCGTATTGCTCTCATCGCAGTACTCACCAGTTTGGTTCTGGCCGCCTTGATGGCGCGCTGGGTCAGCCGCCCCGTGCGCCAGTTGACCGCGGGCGCGCGTGCCCTGGCCCGGGGCGAATCGCCGCAGCGTTTGCAGTTGCGTGGGCGTGACGAAATCGGCGCCCTGGCGCGCGCCTTTAACGACATGGCGACCAGCTTAGCCGACAAGCACCGCGAGTTGGTGGAGAAAAACGCCGCCCTGGCGGCGGCCAATCAGGATTTGCGGCAGATGCAGGACAGTCTGGTGCGTGCCGAAAAACTCGCCGCCATCGGGCAGTTGGCGGCCGGCGTCTCCCATGAAATCGACAATCCCGTGGGCATCATCCTCGGTTATGCTGAATTGCTGCGTGAGGAGTTTCCCGCAGGCGATCCGCGCCGCGAGGATGTAGAGGTCATTATCCGGGAATGTCAGCGTTGTCGCCGCATCACCGGCGGTTTGCTGGGGTTTGCCCGCTCCCAGCCCAGCCGCCTGGAGCGCTTGGACCTCAATGGACTGGCCGCCGAAACCCAGGGCTCGCTCAGCGTGCAGAAGCTGTTTCGCGAGATTGCCTGGACCACGTGCCTGGCGCCCGAACCCCTGCTGGTGGCGGGCGATGCCGATAAACTCAAGCAGGTTCTGATCAACCTGCTGCTCAATGCCGCCCAGGCTCTCGGCGGTCAGGGTGAGATCAGGCTCGAGCTGCGCCGCGCCGGGGATTATGCCGAGATCCTGGTGGGCGATAATGGCCCAGGGATCGCTCCCGCCGATCTGGAGAGGGTCTTTGAACCCTTCTATTCGACCAAGGAGCGTGGTCAGGGGACCGGGCTGGGGCTGGCCGTGTGCCGTAAGCTGGTCGAGGAGCACGGCGGCCAGGTCAGCACGTCCGGGGCGGCGGATGGTGGTGCGTTGTTTCGCGTGCTGTTGCCCCTGGCGGGAGAGGAAAAATACTTTGACATTGGCGATGACAATTCAATAGCATAG
- a CDS encoding circularly permuted type 2 ATP-grasp protein, whose amino-acid sequence MRFDQYETEGFFDEMFDPQGRPRPGTEAVVNRFNALPLEELKRRQQAAEKALLQMGITFSVYGEEQGTERIFPFDIVPRILTRGEWVGIEAGLKQRVQALNLFIDDIYHDQKILKDGIVPEELVLSAAGFRPQCMGLRPAGGIWCHITGTDLVRGGDGRMYVLEDNLRCPSGVSYVLQNRVVMKRSFPLAFDAARVSPVSDYVNRLLEMLQFLAPSRRDKPVVAVWTPGIYNSAYFEHSFLAQQMGVELVEGRDLVVVDDQVMMRTTTGLKPVDVLYRRIDDDFIDPEVFRADSMLGVPGLMRAYRAGRVSLANAPGTGVADDKAVYAYVPAIIKYYLGEDPILANVETYLCWRQEDLRYVLEHLDQLVVKKVGESGGYGMLVGPHASARERAEYAEQIKANPRDFIAQPTLSLSRVPTLVDDHFEGRHVDLRPYILYGEDIFVMPGGLTRVALKKGSLVVNSSQGGGSKDTWVVDPPNLPQGGASC is encoded by the coding sequence ATGCGCTTTGACCAGTACGAAACCGAGGGCTTTTTCGATGAGATGTTTGACCCGCAGGGGCGCCCGCGACCGGGAACCGAAGCCGTGGTCAATCGCTTCAACGCCCTGCCCCTGGAGGAACTCAAGCGCCGCCAGCAGGCGGCGGAAAAAGCACTGCTGCAAATGGGCATCACCTTCAGCGTCTACGGCGAGGAGCAGGGCACCGAGCGCATCTTCCCCTTCGACATCGTGCCGCGCATCCTGACCCGGGGCGAGTGGGTCGGCATCGAGGCCGGACTCAAGCAGCGGGTCCAGGCCCTTAATCTGTTCATCGACGATATCTACCACGACCAGAAGATTCTCAAGGACGGCATCGTGCCCGAGGAACTCGTGCTCTCGGCCGCCGGGTTTCGCCCGCAATGCATGGGCCTGCGCCCCGCGGGCGGCATCTGGTGTCACATCACCGGCACCGACCTGGTGCGCGGCGGCGACGGTCGGATGTATGTCCTCGAGGACAATCTGCGCTGCCCCTCGGGGGTCTCCTACGTCCTGCAGAACCGCGTTGTCATGAAACGCAGCTTTCCCCTGGCCTTCGACGCGGCACGGGTGAGCCCGGTCTCCGACTATGTCAACCGACTGCTGGAAATGCTGCAATTTCTCGCCCCGTCACGGCGCGACAAGCCCGTGGTGGCGGTGTGGACCCCGGGCATCTACAATTCGGCGTACTTCGAGCATTCCTTCCTGGCCCAGCAGATGGGGGTCGAGCTGGTCGAAGGGCGCGACCTGGTGGTGGTGGATGATCAGGTCATGATGCGCACCACCACCGGCCTCAAGCCGGTCGATGTTCTCTATCGACGCATCGACGACGACTTCATCGACCCCGAGGTGTTTCGCGCCGACTCCATGCTCGGCGTCCCCGGCCTGATGCGCGCCTATCGCGCCGGCAGGGTTTCCCTGGCCAACGCCCCGGGCACCGGCGTGGCCGACGACAAGGCCGTCTATGCCTATGTGCCGGCCATCATCAAATACTATCTAGGCGAGGATCCCATCCTCGCCAACGTGGAAACCTACCTGTGCTGGCGGCAAGAGGACCTGCGCTACGTACTGGAACATCTCGATCAGTTGGTGGTGAAAAAGGTCGGCGAGTCGGGCGGCTACGGCATGCTGGTCGGGCCGCATGCCAGTGCGCGGGAACGCGCCGAATACGCCGAGCAAATCAAGGCCAACCCGCGCGACTTTATCGCGCAGCCGACCCTGTCTCTGTCCCGGGTGCCGACCCTGGTGGACGATCACTTCGAGGGTCGCCACGTCGATCTGCGCCCCTACATTCTTTACGGAGAAGATATTTTCGTCATGCCCGGCGGGCTGACGCGGGTAGCCTTGAAAAAGGGCTCCCTGGTCGTCAATTCCAGCCAGGGCGGCGGCAGCAAGGACACCTGGGTGGTGGACCCGCCGAACCTGCCGCAAGGGGGCGCCTCATGCTGA
- a CDS encoding helix-turn-helix transcriptional regulator — protein sequence MKQPLPPMVNLDSDAIRRIREEKRLTQLYVAKVVGVTTDTVSRWENNRYPSIKRENALRLAEALEVAVEDILEREESLESSAEGEDGTGTAPPVERRRLGRSQRLGLLLASAVLLALVLIFFWAREEPLPYDRYSAQRLLPNYAAPDTVIPVRIRLAADTAAKGFILREHFPRDWQLVEANPPPSSLDNEAGVARWIIKPGEERPLVVYRLKVDGAAEMGSQARFDGEIVVSPTGRSLSVPTNGDKVVKVAPIIWADLDGDGVIDDGEMLEASDTYDEMKGVHMDWRILEEIWDAGGYRWDAEKSRFVPERPAARNATTAP from the coding sequence ATGAAGCAGCCTTTGCCACCCATGGTCAATCTCGATAGCGACGCCATCCGCCGCATTCGCGAGGAAAAGCGGCTGACACAGCTCTACGTCGCCAAGGTCGTCGGGGTGACCACCGATACCGTGTCGCGTTGGGAAAACAATCGCTATCCCAGCATCAAGCGCGAAAACGCCCTGCGTTTGGCCGAAGCGCTGGAGGTGGCCGTCGAGGACATCCTTGAGCGCGAAGAGTCCCTCGAGTCCTCGGCGGAGGGTGAGGACGGCACCGGTACCGCGCCGCCTGTCGAACGCCGCCGCCTCGGCCGGTCGCAGCGCCTTGGTTTGTTGCTGGCGTCCGCCGTGCTGCTGGCGCTGGTGCTGATATTCTTCTGGGCGCGCGAGGAACCGCTGCCTTATGACCGCTATTCCGCCCAACGGCTGCTGCCCAACTATGCCGCCCCCGACACGGTCATTCCGGTGCGGATCCGGTTGGCGGCCGATACCGCGGCCAAGGGCTTTATCCTGCGTGAACATTTCCCGAGGGATTGGCAACTGGTCGAGGCCAATCCGCCGCCTTCGAGCCTGGATAATGAAGCGGGGGTGGCGCGCTGGATCATCAAGCCGGGCGAGGAACGGCCCCTGGTGGTCTATCGGCTCAAGGTCGACGGGGCCGCTGAAATGGGCAGCCAGGCGCGCTTTGACGGGGAAATCGTGGTCAGCCCCACGGGCCGCAGCCTCTCGGTGCCCACCAACGGCGACAAGGTGGTCAAGGTCGCGCCCATCATCTGGGCGGACCTCGACGGCGACGGGGTCATCGATGACGGTGAAATGCTCGAAGCCTCAGACACCTACGACGAGATGAAGGGCGTGCACATGGATTGGCGGATTCTGGAGGAAATCTGGGATGCCGGCGGCTATCGCTGGGATGCCGAGAAAAGCCGCTTTGTTCCCGAGCGGCCCGCCGCCCGCAATGCCACCACCGCGCCTTGA
- a CDS encoding ATP-binding protein, which yields MPRINLHQKVLFAFLVLAFVPLAFLASYSTSNLREVEVYLRDSATRALDQQAAQALELRAQMVAEEFALFLRRVEEDLHDLTLIPATAENYARFQQHHRRPVWYRTGTNAAPVEVREDLPLYREVTLVDPDGRERIRIKDGSLSTQLRDLSEPRNTTYLTEDYFLRARELAPGEIHVTHLTGWHVGKREQLGDAATPEEAVEGAKYEGVVRFVKPLHDAAGELTSVLVLSLDHRHLMAFTQHITPTAENYVLFPSYDSGNYAFMFDDEGWIITHPKFWNLRGLDSDGRLVPPYTPDSSAQDIAAGRIPYNLFYAGFIHPNYPVAAEAVRRGEVGVVDVTNVGGSRKIMAYAPIPYDRGVYRATGVFGGITIGAELRQFHQAALETSSVIRAEVTRFMHRSWLLVTLTMVVVFVVAWWLTQGITGPLLRLTEGTRQMARGKLAGAVKVSRQDEVGELTESFNAMARELVHRRRRLIDSLAALRRSRTEIMRERNFKRTILENIETGILTLDENHRVTSLNGAARQILGLGDTDGTLGLLDCLGEWPELEAPLREALPLDTSERWARYVKLERQGRVMTLRLALVPLLAQSETKGRILTVEDLTERVNMREHLERMERLASLGRLSAGIAHEIRNPLTGISIMLDDLHDRMLSNPADQTLIQRALQEMERLEGLVNELLTFATTAKSTLRPGPLAPVLRDILFLVEKQCERTNITLEQRIADNLPVFPLDSAKLKQAFLNLLTNAIAAMPDGGRLGVHAECRADQVQVVIEDSGEGIPEDRLPLIFEPFYTSKGEGTGLGLSITHNIISDHGGRIEVKSQPGQGTQFVLWFPVNKA from the coding sequence ATGCCGCGTATCAATCTCCACCAGAAGGTTCTTTTCGCCTTTCTCGTTCTGGCCTTTGTCCCCCTGGCCTTTCTGGCGTCCTATTCCACCAGCAATTTGCGCGAGGTCGAGGTGTACCTGCGCGACAGCGCCACCCGCGCCCTCGATCAGCAGGCAGCCCAGGCCCTGGAACTGCGCGCGCAAATGGTGGCTGAGGAATTTGCCCTGTTTTTGCGTCGGGTCGAGGAAGACCTGCACGATCTGACCCTGATTCCCGCGACGGCGGAAAACTACGCGCGGTTTCAGCAGCACCATCGCCGCCCCGTCTGGTATCGCACCGGAACCAACGCCGCGCCCGTCGAAGTGCGCGAGGATCTGCCCCTGTACCGCGAGGTGACCCTGGTCGATCCCGACGGGCGCGAGCGCATCCGCATCAAGGACGGATCACTCAGCACGCAACTGCGCGACCTCTCCGAGCCTCGCAACACCACCTATCTGACCGAGGATTATTTCCTGCGCGCCCGCGAATTGGCCCCCGGCGAGATCCATGTCACTCACCTGACCGGTTGGCATGTGGGCAAGCGCGAGCAGTTGGGCGATGCCGCCACGCCGGAAGAGGCCGTGGAGGGCGCCAAATACGAGGGTGTGGTGCGCTTCGTCAAGCCCCTGCATGATGCGGCCGGAGAGCTGACGTCAGTGCTGGTGCTCTCCCTCGACCATCGCCACCTGATGGCCTTCACCCAGCACATCACCCCCACCGCGGAAAACTACGTCCTGTTTCCCTCCTACGACAGCGGCAACTACGCCTTCATGTTCGATGACGAGGGCTGGATCATCACGCATCCCAAGTTCTGGAATCTGCGCGGTCTTGATTCCGACGGGCGGCTGGTGCCTCCCTACACCCCCGACTCCTCCGCGCAAGACATCGCCGCGGGGCGCATTCCCTACAACCTGTTCTACGCCGGGTTCATCCATCCCAACTATCCCGTGGCCGCCGAGGCGGTGCGGCGCGGAGAAGTCGGCGTCGTCGACGTCACCAACGTCGGCGGGTCGCGGAAGATCATGGCCTATGCGCCCATTCCCTACGATCGCGGCGTTTACCGTGCGACCGGGGTGTTCGGCGGCATCACCATCGGCGCCGAACTGCGCCAGTTTCATCAGGCGGCCCTGGAGACCTCCTCGGTGATCCGCGCCGAGGTCACGCGGTTCATGCATCGCTCCTGGCTGCTGGTGACCCTGACCATGGTCGTGGTGTTCGTGGTCGCCTGGTGGCTGACCCAAGGCATCACCGGTCCCTTGCTGCGCCTAACCGAGGGCACGCGGCAGATGGCGCGCGGCAAGCTGGCGGGCGCGGTAAAAGTCAGCCGTCAGGATGAGGTGGGCGAGCTGACCGAATCCTTCAACGCCATGGCCCGCGAGCTGGTGCATCGTCGCCGCCGCCTTATCGATTCGCTGGCGGCGCTGCGCCGCTCGCGCACGGAAATCATGCGCGAGCGCAATTTCAAACGCACCATTCTGGAAAACATCGAAACGGGCATCCTGACCCTCGATGAGAACCATCGGGTGACGTCCCTCAACGGCGCCGCGCGCCAGATCCTCGGGCTTGGGGACACCGACGGCACGCTCGGTCTGCTTGATTGCCTGGGGGAATGGCCCGAACTCGAGGCTCCCTTGCGCGAGGCCCTGCCCCTCGATACCAGCGAGCGCTGGGCGCGTTACGTCAAGCTTGAGCGCCAGGGCCGCGTCATGACCCTGCGCCTGGCCCTGGTGCCCCTGCTGGCGCAATCCGAAACCAAGGGACGCATCCTGACGGTGGAGGATCTGACCGAGCGGGTCAACATGCGCGAGCATCTCGAACGCATGGAACGCCTGGCCTCCCTGGGACGGCTCTCCGCCGGCATCGCCCATGAAATCCGCAATCCCCTGACCGGCATCAGCATCATGCTGGACGATCTTCACGACCGGATGTTGAGCAACCCGGCCGATCAGACCCTCATCCAGCGTGCTCTGCAGGAGATGGAGCGCCTCGAGGGGCTGGTCAATGAACTGCTGACCTTCGCCACCACGGCCAAATCGACCCTGCGCCCGGGCCCCTTGGCCCCGGTGCTGCGCGATATTCTGTTTCTGGTGGAAAAACAATGCGAGCGCACCAACATCACCCTGGAGCAGAGGATCGCCGACAACCTTCCGGTCTTTCCCCTGGATTCGGCTAAGCTCAAGCAGGCCTTTCTCAACCTGCTGACCAACGCCATCGCCGCCATGCCCGACGGCGGCCGGCTTGGCGTGCACGCCGAGTGTCGTGCCGATCAGGTGCAGGTGGTGATCGAGGACAGCGGCGAGGGGATTCCCGAGGACCGCCTGCCCCTGATTTTCGAGCCCTTTTATACCAGCAAGGGCGAGGGCACCGGCCTGGGTCTTTCCATCACCCACAACATCATCTCCGACCATGGCGGGCGCATCGAGGTCAAAAGTCAGCCCGGACAGGGAACGCAATTTGTTTTGTGGTTTCCCGTCAATAAGGCCTGA
- a CDS encoding sigma-54-dependent transcriptional regulator: MEKILIVDDEAFIRENLERILAEDGFRPFSTGSSEEAVRLVSEEEIDLVLLDLNLGARSGLDVLKELREVDPDVLVIIITGYGTVESAVEALKLGAYDYIKKPFKADAIHLIVRLALETQNLRREVRQLKREGGASLASSEMIGSSPQLLQVFRQIQEVAKHENATVLITGESGTGKELVARAIHNLSPRKERPFVEINCGSLPFNLLETELFGHERGAFTDAKTRKIGLIEESHGGTVFLDEIGEMDLNLQVKLLRVLEDRKIRRLGGVRNIDIDVRVIAATNRDLKQAIEEKAFREDLFYRLNVFPIHVAPLRERREDIAHLLDYFLKRFSREFNKKMRDISRPALDLLMRYHWPGNVRELRNVVERICIMHNADVIVPEMLPGEIWGDTPRRDAPFSFEIPPEGIMLEAMVDDVEKELIAKALQITGGNVAKTSRLLNIPRGTLRYKLEKYELAGED, translated from the coding sequence ATGGAAAAAATCCTGATTGTCGACGACGAGGCCTTCATTCGCGAGAATCTGGAGCGCATCCTGGCCGAGGACGGCTTCCGGCCCTTTTCCACCGGCAGCAGCGAAGAAGCCGTGCGCCTGGTCAGTGAGGAAGAGATCGACCTGGTGCTGCTCGACCTCAACCTGGGCGCGCGCAGCGGCCTCGATGTCCTGAAGGAACTCAGGGAGGTCGATCCCGATGTTCTGGTCATCATCATCACCGGCTACGGCACCGTGGAGAGTGCCGTCGAAGCGCTCAAGCTCGGCGCCTACGATTACATCAAAAAGCCCTTCAAGGCTGACGCCATTCATCTCATCGTGCGTCTGGCCCTGGAAACCCAGAACCTGCGCCGCGAGGTGCGCCAACTCAAGCGTGAAGGTGGAGCGTCGCTGGCCTCCAGCGAAATGATCGGTTCGAGCCCGCAGTTGCTTCAGGTTTTTCGCCAGATTCAGGAAGTGGCCAAGCACGAGAACGCCACGGTTCTCATCACCGGCGAAAGCGGCACGGGCAAAGAGCTGGTGGCACGCGCCATCCACAACCTCTCGCCGCGCAAGGAGCGCCCCTTTGTCGAGATCAACTGCGGCTCCCTGCCGTTCAATCTGCTCGAAACCGAACTCTTCGGTCATGAGCGCGGCGCCTTCACCGACGCCAAGACGCGCAAGATCGGTCTCATCGAGGAATCCCACGGCGGTACCGTGTTTCTCGACGAAATCGGCGAAATGGATCTCAACCTGCAGGTCAAGCTGCTGCGGGTGCTTGAGGACCGCAAAATCCGGCGGCTCGGCGGGGTGCGCAATATCGACATCGATGTGCGGGTCATCGCCGCGACCAACCGCGATCTCAAGCAGGCCATCGAGGAGAAGGCCTTTCGCGAGGATCTCTTCTACCGCCTCAATGTCTTTCCCATCCATGTGGCGCCCTTGCGCGAGCGGCGTGAGGACATCGCGCACCTGCTCGATTATTTTCTCAAGCGCTTCAGCCGCGAGTTCAACAAGAAGATGCGCGACATCTCGCGTCCCGCGCTGGATCTGCTGATGCGTTATCACTGGCCGGGCAACGTGCGCGAACTGCGCAACGTGGTCGAGCGCATCTGCATCATGCACAATGCCGATGTCATCGTTCCCGAGATGCTGCCGGGAGAGATCTGGGGAGACACCCCGCGGCGCGACGCGCCGTTTTCCTTCGAGATTCCTCCCGAGGGCATCATGTTGGAGGCGATGGTTGATGACGTGGAAAAGGAACTGATCGCCAAGGCTCTGCAGATTACCGGCGGCAACGTGGCCAAGACCTCGCGGCTGTTGAACATTCCGCGCGGAACCCTGCGCTATAAATTGGAGAAGTATGAACTGGCCGGCGAGGACTGA